A region from the Sorex araneus isolate mSorAra2 chromosome 6, mSorAra2.pri, whole genome shotgun sequence genome encodes:
- the LOC101536863 gene encoding LOW QUALITY PROTEIN: olfactory receptor 508-like (The sequence of the model RefSeq protein was modified relative to this genomic sequence to represent the inferred CDS: inserted 1 base in 1 codon) produces MEIRNYTTVTEFIILGLTEDSTVSAILFILFLGIYGVTIIGNISIIMLIRNSPQLHTPMYLFLCHLAFVDIGYSSSVTPIMLGGFLRERITIPFAGCVSQLCSGVTFGTAECFFLAAMAYDRYVAICSPLLYSTHMSPRICILLVGTSYLGGCVNAWTFTACLLRLSFCGPNKVNHFFCDYSPLLKLSCSHDFASEIIPAISSGSIIVVTVLIIALSYVYILISILKMRSTEGCQKAFSTCTSHLTAVTLFYGTITFIYVMPKSSYSTEQNKVVSLFYMVVIPMLNPLIYSLRNKEVKEAMRKLMAXTHWCSQNNLILIINSKRTCPEMK; encoded by the exons ATGGAGATCAGAAACTACACAACTGTGACAGAATTCATTATTCTGGGGCTAACAGAGGACTCTACAGTttctgccattttatttattctttttctaggAATCTATGGGGTCACTATTATAGGCAATATCAGCATAATTATGCTAATCAGAAACAGCCCTCAGTTGCATACCCCTATGTACCTTTTCCTCTGTCACCTGGCCTTTGTAGACATTGGGTACTCCAGTTCAGTCACACCTATCATGCTCGGGGGTTTCCTCAGGGAAAGAATCACCATTCCTTTTGCTGGTTGTGTGTCCCAACTCTGTTCTGGGGTCACATTTGGGACAGCTGAGTGCTTCTTCCTCGCTGCCATGGCCTATGATCGCTATGTAGCCATCTGCTCACCCCTTCTCTACTCCACCCACATGTCCCCCAGAATCTGCATTCTTTTAGTGGGAACATCCTACTTAGGTGGGTGTGTGAATGCTTGGACATTCACTGCTTGTTTACTAAGGCTGTCCTTCTGTGGGCCAAATAAAGTCAATCACTTTTTCTGTGACTATTCTCCACTTTTGAAGCTTTCTTGTTCTCACGATTTTGCTTCTGAAATCATCCCTGCCATCTCTTCTGGTTCCATCATTGTGGTCACTGTGCTCATCATTGCTCTCTCTTATGTCTACATCCTTATCTCAATCCTGAAGATGCGCTCCACTGAGGGGTGCCAgaaggccttctccacctgcacCTCCCACCTCACTGCAGTCACTCTGTTCTATGGGACCATCACATTCATTTATGTGATGCCCAAGTCCAGTTACTCAACTGAACAAAACAAGGTGGTGTCTCTGTTTTATATGGTTGTGATTCCCATGTTGAATCCTCTCATCTATAGTTTAAGGAACAAGGAGGTTAAAGAGGCCATGAGGAAACTGATGG AGACACATTGGTGTTCGCAAAATAATCTGATTTTAATTATAAACTCTAAAAGAACCTGCCCTGAGATGAAATAA